A single genomic interval of Azospirillum sp. TSA2s harbors:
- a CDS encoding NAD(P)-dependent alcohol dehydrogenase — translation MPKAIVLNDKPGFDNLILVERPLPQLRRQELLIRVRATSLNYRDVEIVRGSYHTRFALPLVPLSDGVGEVVATGDEVTRFKVGDRVCSTFWQRWVAGPFEMAEPSYQRGGPRDGLLSEYALLDEQAAVLAPRNLSDVEAATLPCAGVTAWHALISEGGIKAGETVLVQGTGGVSLFALQFAAVSGARVIVTSSSDAKIDRAKTLGAFSGVNYKTNPNWSDTVLELTEGRGVDHVIEVGGPGSFTQSLKAVCRGGQINVIGYLGGTEGAINPLDIFRRQVRVRGIPVGSRASFEAMVRAIEANNLKPVVDRAFPWTDVAEAMRYLESGAHFGKVVLEHGCPSSAAKSI, via the coding sequence ATGCCGAAAGCGATCGTCCTTAATGACAAGCCAGGTTTCGATAATCTGATACTGGTCGAACGCCCGCTCCCCCAACTGCGTCGGCAGGAACTGCTGATCCGTGTGCGTGCAACGTCGCTGAATTACCGTGACGTGGAGATCGTTCGCGGCAGCTATCACACACGCTTTGCGCTGCCGCTCGTTCCCCTGTCCGACGGTGTCGGCGAGGTCGTTGCCACCGGGGATGAGGTCACACGTTTCAAGGTCGGCGACCGGGTGTGCAGCACGTTCTGGCAGCGATGGGTCGCCGGACCGTTCGAGATGGCCGAGCCTTCCTATCAGCGGGGCGGCCCGCGTGATGGGCTGCTGTCGGAATACGCCCTGCTCGACGAGCAGGCGGCCGTCCTTGCGCCACGCAACCTCAGCGATGTGGAGGCGGCGACCTTGCCCTGTGCGGGTGTCACGGCCTGGCACGCGCTGATCTCGGAGGGCGGTATAAAAGCTGGCGAGACCGTGCTGGTTCAAGGCACCGGGGGCGTATCTCTGTTTGCCTTGCAGTTCGCAGCCGTCAGCGGCGCCCGCGTCATTGTCACTTCCAGTAGCGACGCCAAGATCGATCGTGCCAAGACGCTCGGTGCGTTTTCTGGGGTAAACTACAAAACCAATCCCAACTGGAGCGACACGGTCCTAGAGTTGACCGAGGGACGAGGTGTCGATCACGTCATTGAGGTCGGCGGCCCGGGAAGTTTCACCCAATCGCTGAAGGCTGTGTGCCGTGGCGGCCAGATCAACGTCATCGGCTATCTCGGCGGCACCGAAGGGGCGATCAACCCGCTGGACATCTTCCGCCGTCAGGTTCGGGTCCGCGGCATCCCCGTCGGATCGCGCGCCTCCTTCGAGGCCATGGTCCGTGCCATCGAGGCGAACAACCTGAAGCCCGTTGTCGACCGTGCTTTTCCATGGACAGACGTGGCCGAAGCGATGCGCTACCTGGAAAGCGGTGCCCATTTTGGGAAAGTCGTGCTTGAGCACGGGTGTCCGTCAAGTGCTGCAAAGAGTATCTGA
- a CDS encoding LysR family transcriptional regulator, with protein MTLSNLTLKFIICKKIMLETIMLNEMRTFILFAEEGSVQKVARRLPLTQPAVSRQIQRLEEAVGTSLLDRRQKPPVLTPTGREVLTRCREILASYASMKELAVAPEPAGVLRLGLANGLAHDSLAEAICEAIAAFPKVTLRLKSGWSASLAEEHRLGVLDAAIVLSDGPPVYAAEVLGTERLAVISGTAIRHTSAAIMTAPWVLSPEPCDARRLLTQVLSRDGRIPVVAAEIENGGLQLALVRKGLGLGLMPERLLRQAKPTGIVPIATPGISLCLDVALLRSPHLGALATVVDALARVTRQALDHRSDIQAA; from the coding sequence ATGACCTTGTCTAACCTCACGCTCAAATTCATAATATGCAAAAAGATTATGCTGGAAACGATCATGCTGAACGAAATGCGGACGTTTATCCTCTTCGCAGAGGAGGGTTCTGTGCAGAAGGTCGCTCGCCGTCTCCCGCTGACGCAACCTGCCGTTAGCCGCCAAATCCAGCGGCTGGAAGAGGCGGTCGGCACGTCGCTGCTGGACCGTCGACAGAAGCCGCCGGTGCTGACACCGACAGGACGGGAGGTGCTGACACGCTGCCGCGAGATCCTCGCCTCCTATGCCTCTATGAAGGAGCTTGCCGTCGCGCCGGAACCCGCAGGTGTGCTGAGGCTCGGCTTGGCCAATGGGCTAGCTCACGACAGCCTGGCGGAGGCCATCTGTGAAGCAATCGCCGCCTTCCCAAAGGTTACGCTGCGCCTAAAATCGGGCTGGAGCGCTAGTTTGGCGGAAGAGCATCGCCTTGGTGTACTCGACGCCGCCATCGTGCTGAGCGACGGACCGCCGGTCTATGCCGCGGAAGTTTTGGGTACGGAGCGGTTAGCAGTCATCAGCGGCACGGCAATCCGACATACATCCGCCGCCATCATGACCGCCCCCTGGGTTCTGAGCCCCGAGCCGTGCGATGCGCGCCGCTTGTTGACCCAAGTCCTCTCGCGTGATGGCCGCATCCCGGTTGTCGCAGCAGAAATCGAGAACGGCGGGCTGCAACTTGCCCTCGTGCGCAAAGGGCTCGGCCTTGGCCTGATGCCCGAACGGCTGCTTCGCCAGGCGAAGCCTACGGGCATCGTGCCGATTGCCACACCCGGGATCTCCTTGTGCTTGGACGTGGCGCTGCTCCGATCTCCGCATCTCGGCGCCCTTGCCACGGTGGTGGACGCCCTGGCGCGCGTTACACGACAGGCGCTGGACCACAGATCAGATATCCAGGCGGCTTGA
- a CDS encoding helix-turn-helix domain-containing protein: protein METIARIRREHAKGKSIRAIARSLKVSRETVTKYLRSGETAPRYERQHQPLPKLAGFQEELERLITENERRPARDRLDYLGLFGRLKDAGFQGGYDTVRRYIKRFKQRQPPSGPVNAYVPLTFAPAEAYQFDWAEEWIILDGVTTKVQVAHARLCHSRMPFVAVYPRQTQEQPC from the coding sequence GTGGAGACGATCGCACGGATACGACGCGAGCACGCGAAGGGGAAAAGCATCCGGGCCATTGCCCGGTCGCTGAAGGTGTCGCGGGAGACGGTGACGAAATACCTGCGCTCGGGCGAGACGGCGCCGCGCTACGAGCGCCAGCACCAGCCGCTTCCGAAGCTGGCCGGGTTCCAGGAGGAACTGGAACGGCTGATCACGGAGAACGAGCGGCGGCCAGCCCGCGACCGGCTCGACTACCTGGGGCTCTTCGGACGGCTGAAGGATGCCGGGTTCCAGGGCGGCTACGACACGGTGCGGCGCTACATCAAGCGCTTCAAGCAGCGCCAGCCGCCGAGTGGGCCGGTGAACGCCTACGTTCCGCTCACCTTTGCCCCGGCCGAGGCGTACCAGTTCGACTGGGCGGAAGAGTGGATCATCCTGGACGGCGTGACGACCAAGGTGCAGGTGGCCCATGCCCGCCTATGCCACAGCCGCATGCCGTTCGTGGCGGTCTACCCGCGCCAGACCCAGGAGCAACCGTGTTGA